A stretch of Hypomesus transpacificus isolate Combined female chromosome 7, fHypTra1, whole genome shotgun sequence DNA encodes these proteins:
- the fam169ab gene encoding trichohyalin isoform X1, with translation MEFPVDVLVGVSQEALESSAQNYMKELLYSNPDSPQYLTLEDRTQVPIGLPNVGFVPLYGASNQQKVLALFSPGDQLTAVGLYLLDRWWAVEDILRTSDPSRDGAMEVETIRERIVLYILNRVVYRTQDRSSDEMPFLCHEETDFAKILWKSGEAVGFYSVKPSDSLCSSFVTQRYQLPVMDSIFVRKRHRGNGFGLQMLENFVDSFNEDSLGLRYPLPTAMCKVCAKYLSLYPADSSLLWEVESVGGPSQRTNIACKIQAMDLNAISKNLSFEQSIVSHELTGADVVMEELTTSIHRHGSLEIVEEVKIEVSRDSEETPVSARGRSSGLKRRKMREEVAEEVSEENKSEKVIRIEDIEAVEAVEETAQTTLESAGETVVTAERPKEEEPSLGEPEKPATVPSTVSPEANKEPAVEEIQGGEKAQAQALRLQRATVVLVDVTKTTFQTAVEVENVASEQISEDKDAVEVAGHEDTTMDEAVEEEIREAETKTDESEKEDKNERDRSHRSTRLSKQPLDEQAECKTYPIRKFSRSAAKALEAPHESPKGLVPQSQRSDILLRATPSRESKRHKHQEEPEEPAEITEPETIPSEDPASEETGEAAEVEQVGDRRQETAAEGQEAESEKPTEVVEPPGRKTRLTKNTAMKTPKRKSQRHLKITEEEEEGKKTSTTPRGKTRQPRELQETNKDEAAEQQTFSRVLRRRTTVIANFTPRKYTRIHAVKENDEQAAAPTIDKNDKEQEIIPEEKKMAQDVVALEEPGEAVALEESGDTVALEEPGEAVALEESGDTVALEEPGDAVALEEPGDAVALEDPGDAVAPEEPGEAEALEEPGEAEALEEPGEAVAPEEPGEAVALEEPGDVVALEEPGEAEALEEPGDVVALEEPGEAVALEEPGDVVAPEELGGAIALEEPGDVVALEEPGDAVAPEEPGGAIALEEPGDVVALEELGDVVAPEEQGGQEEQTMDKLEEEAVEAAEGKLEDEKEEKIGEEETMADESAAVEHDEKMEGKMSAVVQSAGDEVTEKGSEEMPSEEPAEEEKETEPSNEVVETTTEETLEEKVAPAEVEEAEISEEEQEAPAVETRASRRGRKSGKATPKHKSTGRGQKQQEEEEEEEEEPVIEIRVLRRGRKSAPVTPSRKSKRARKQPEEEETAEQEAGPAKEEVHVEQEKDMEEKIEAVTLEENLVEDARADEGTVEEDKVDEGATAAEEKTEDKEEEEIVAEESAAVEEVEKTEDQSTVEPMVQSAGDEVTEKGSEEMPSEEPAEEEKEREPSNEVVETPTEETLEEKVAPAEVEEAEISEEEQEAPAVETKASRRGRKSGKATPKHKSTGRGQKQQKEEEEEEEEKEEEPVIEIRVLRRGRKSAPVTPSRKSKRARKQPEQQEEEETAEQEAGPAKKEVNVEQEKDMEEKIEAVTLEENLVEDARADEGTVEEDKVDEGATAAEEKTEDKEEEEIVAEESAAVEDVEKTEDQSKVEPMVQSAGDEVTEKGSEEMPSEEPAEEEKETEPSNEVVETTTEETLEEKVAPAEVEEAEISEEEQEAPAVETRASRRGRKSGKATPKHKSTGRGQKQQKEEEEDEQEEEEPVIEIRVLRRGRKSAPVTPSRKSKRARKQPEQQEEEETAEQEAGPAKEEVHVEQEKDSVKEAVAYEMNEEEEGNEVAEARTEEDAAEEENKTPEEEKSPEEVVEEIPDEGSAEGGEERQADKEEEEGKSEAAAAETRTAEAADTAAEMPLDEDTEKSSPAMEEEAKSCEEEEVVKEAQKDTEEEEEERGGEEADLTTDTVANAEGKEEAITQPQEEGIGEPVEEQIGEEKVETGELAETEEGKQGEDAKIASASRDVEQAEEILEKERKEAGETETAEKTDKQEIGEEDVVTDEGSPKEAKVTQTDGPVKEEAEEDKPPVVETRALRSRSKILLGATPSRESKRPKHQEEPEEPTEIAEPETIPSEEPASEETVEEAEVERVDDRRQETDAEDKEPPVVKMRVLRKTAAMTRRKSKRHKPSVDYTEEGGGEEDNDAMESEEGEGGEESEGVEEEGEAGIEGKEEAELEEDVDTENVHGNVADEEEEPPVVKTRVHQKKTAAMTRRKSKRRKPSVDYTEEGGEEEDDSDDMESEEGEGGEESEGEEEEGEAGVEGKEEAELEEDGADEEEEKTGEEKTKEAENNICLELDEDEEQMEEDSTAADSSEEEKEAPVTLKTNLRGRSMATPIPAPRRKSRRLSQVTHTLQVEKAASEESVEEQSPPTGRSLRKRRSLRKRRSLRKSAEPTPTYRSKRRSRT, from the exons ATGGAGTTCCCTGTGGATGTGCTTGTGGGCGTGAGCCAGGAGGCTCTGGAGAGCTCCGCCCAGAACTACATGAAGGAGCTGCTGTACAGCAACCCAGATTCACCCCAGTACCTCACCCTGGAGGACCGCACCCAG GTTCCTATCGGTCTTCCCAACGTGGGCTTTGTTCCTCTGTACGGAGCCAGCAATCAGCAGAAGGTCCTGGCCCTCTTCTCTCCAGGAGACCAGCTCACAG ctgtggGGCTGTACCTGCTGGACAGGTGGTGGGCGGTGGAGGACATTCTGAGGACGTCTGACCCCTCCAGAGATGGAGCCATGGAG GTGGAAACCATCAGAGAGAGAATAGTTCTGTACATCCTAAATCGTGTAGTTTACAGAACCCAAGACAGGAGCTCTGACGAGATGCCCTTCCTGTGCCATGAGGAAACAGACTTCGCCAAAATCCTCTGGAAGAGCGGAGAGGCAGTGGGGTTCTACTCAGTCAAGCCTTCAG ACAGCTTATGCAGTAGCTTCGTGACCCAGCGGTACCAGCTTCCTGTCATGGACTCCATATTTGTCAGGAAGCGGCACCGCGGCAATGGCTTCGGCCTTCAAATGCTTGAAAACTTTGTTGACAGTTTCAATGAGGACAGTCTAGGGTTGAGATACCCCCTCCCCACAGCAATGTGCAAAG TTTGTGCCAAGTACCTGAGCCTGTACCCAGCTGACAGCAGCCTGCTGTGGGAGGTGGAGAGCGTCGGAGGGCCCAGCCAGAGAACCAACATCGCCTGCAAGATCCAGGCCATGGATCTGAATG CCATATCGAAGAATCTCTCCTTTGAGCAATCGATTGTTAGTCATGAGTTGACTGGAGCAGACGTGGTCATGGAGGAACTCACTACGTCCATCCACAGACATGGATCCTTGGAGATTGTG GAGGAAGTGAAAATCGAAGTTTCAAGAG ACTCGGAGGAAACGCCGGTCTCTGCCCGCGGCAGGAGCAGTgggctgaagaggaggaagatgagagaggaggtagCTGAGGAGGTGTCAGAggaaaacaaatcagaaaaagtAATCAG GATTGAGGATATCGAGGCagtggaggctgtggaggaaaCAGCACAAACCACTCTGGAATCAGCTGGG GAAACTGTTGTAACAGCAGAAAGGCCAAAAGAGGAGGAGCCTTCACTTGGTGAACCAGAAAAACCGGCCACAGTCCCAAGCACAGTATCGCCAGAGGCCAACAAGGAGCCTGCTGTTGAGGAGatccagggaggagagaaggcccAGGCTCAGGCCCTCCGGCTGCAGAGAGCCACCGTGGTGCTGGTGGACGTGACCAAAACAACCTTCCAGACAGCAGTGGAGGTTGAAAATGTTGCTTCAGAACAGATTTCAGAGGACAAAGATGCAGTGGAGGTGGCAGGACATGAAGACACAACGATGGACGAGGCGGTTGAGGAGGAGATCAGGGAGGCTGAAACCAAAACTGATGAGTCCGAAAAAGAAGACAAGAATGAGAGGGACAGGTCTCACCGATCCACTCGTCTTTCAAAGCAGCCCCTGGACGAGCAAGCAGAATGCAAAACCTATCCAATCAGAAAGTTCTCCAGATCAGCTGCAAAGGCCTTGGAAGCACCCCATGAAAGTCCCAAAGGGTTAGTCCCACAGTCCCAAAGATCAGATATTCTCCTCAGGGCCACACCTTCACGGGAATCCAAAAGGCATAAACATCAAGAAGAACCGGAAGAACCTGCTGAAATAACGGAGCCAGAAACCATCCCTTCAGAGGATCCGGCGTCCGAGGAAACGGGTGAAGCAGCAGAAGTGGAGCAAGTAGGTGACAGGAGACAGGAAACGGCTGCAGagggacaggaagcagagagtgAGAAACCTACAGAGGTAGTAGAACCTCCTGGGAGAAAAACGAGACTTACGAAGAATACAGCCATGAAAACGCCCAAACGCAAGTCGCAGCGACACCTGAAAATAAccgaagaggaagaagagggtaAAAAAACATCTACAACCCCTAGAGGTAAAACACGACAACCCAGAGAGCTACAGGAAACAAACAAAGACGAGGCAGCAGAGCAGCAAACCTTTAGCAGAGTTTTGAGGAGGAGGACTACAGTCATCGCTAACTTTACTCCTCGCAAATACACACGCATTCATGCTGTGAAAGAAAACGATGAACAAGCAGCAGCTCCTACAATAGATAAGAATGATAAAGAACAAGAAATTATTCCTGAGGAGAAGAAAATGGCACAAGATGTTGTAGCCCTGGAGGAACCAGGAGAAGCTGTAGCCCTGGAGGAATCAGGAGATACTGTAGCCCTGGAGGAACCAGGAGAAGCTGTAGCGCTGGAGGAATCAGGAGATACTGTAGCCCTGGAGGAACCAGGAGATGCTGTAGCGCTGGAGGAACCAGGAGATGCTGTAGCGCTGGAGGACCCAGGAGATGCTGTAGCGCCAGAGGAACCAGGAGAAGCTGAAGCCCTGGAGGAACCAGGAGAAGCTGAAGCCCTGGAGGAACCAGGAGAAGCTGTAGcaccagaggaaccaggagaAGCTGTAGCCCTGGAGGAACCAGGAGATGTTGTAGCCCTGGAGGAACCAGGAGAAGCTGAAGCCCTGGAGGAACCAGGAGATGTTGTAGCCCTGGAGGAACCAGGAGAAGCTGTAGCCCTGGAGGAACCAGGAGATGTTGTAGCACCGGAGGAACTAGGAGGTGCTATAGCCCTGGAGGAACCAGGAGATGTTGTAGCCCTGGAGGAACCAGGAGATGCTGTAGcaccagaggaaccaggaggTGCTATAGCCTTGGAAGAACCAGGAGATGTTGTAGCCCTGGAGGAACTAGGAGATGTTGTAGCACCGGAGGAACAGGGGGGACAAGAAGAGCAGACTATGGACAAGTTGGAGGAAGAAGCAGTGGAGGCTGCGGAGGGGAAGTtggaggatgagaaggaggagaaaatcGGTGAAGAGGAAACTATGGCTGATGAATCAGCCGCAGTAGAACATGATGAAAAAATGGAGGGCAAAATGTCGGCTGTAGTCCAGAGTGCTGGAGATGAGGTTACAGAAAAGGGTTCAGAGGAAATGCCCTCAGAGGAgccagcagaggaggagaaagagacagaaccaTCAAATGAAGTGGTAGAAACAACAACTGAAGAAACCTTGGAAGAAAAGGTGGCACCAGCTGAAGTTGAGGAGGCTGAGATCTCAGAGGAAGAACAGGAAGCCCCAGCAGTAGAAACAAGAGCTTccaggaggggaaggaagagcgGGAAAGCTACTCCAAAACACAAATCCACAGGCAGAGGACAAaaacagcaggaggaggaagaggaggaggaggaggaaccggTCATAGAAATAAGAGTTctgagaagaggaaggaaatCTGCACCTGTCACACCGAGTCGCAAATCTAAAAGAGCCCGCAAACaacctgaggaagaggagactgCAGAACAGGAAGCAGGACCAGCAAAGGAGGAAGTACATGTTGAACAAGAAAAAGACATGGAAGAAAAGATTGAGGCTGTGACACTCGAGGAGAACCTTGTGGAGGATGCTAGGGCTGACGAGGGCACTGTGGAAGAGGAcaaggtggatgagggagcaACGGCTGCAGAGGAAAAGACTGAGgataaagaggaggaggaaatcgTAGCAGAAGAATCAGCTGCAGTAGAAGAAGTTGAAAAAACAGAAGATCAGAGCACAGTTGAACCCATGGTCCAGAGTGCTGGAGATGAGGTTACAGAAAAGGGTTCAGAGGAAATGCCCTCAGAGGAgccagcagaggaggagaaagaaagagaaccaTCAAATGAAGTGGTAGAAACACCAACTGAAGAAACCTTGGAAGAAAAGGTGGCACCAGCTGAAGTTGAGGAGGCAGAGATCTCAGAGGAAGAACAGGAAGCCCCAGCAGTAGAAACAAAAGCTTccaggaggggaaggaagagcgGTAAAGCTACTCCAAAACACAAATCCACAGGCAGAGGACAAAAACagcagaaagaggaagaggaagaagaggaggaaaaggaggaggaaccGGTCATAGAAATAAGAGTTctgagaagaggaaggaaatCTGCACCTGTCACACCGAGTCGCAAATCTAAAAGAGCCCGCAAACAACCTgagcagcaggaggaagaggagactgCAGAACAGGAAGCAGGACCAGCAAAGAAGGAAGTAAATGTTGAACAAGAAAAAGACATGGAAGAAAAGATTGAGGCTGTGACACTCGAGGAGAACCTTGTGGAGGATGCTAGGGCTGACGAGGGCACTGTGGAAGAGGAcaaggtggatgagggagcaACGGCTGCAGAGGAAAAGACTGAGgataaagaggaggaggaaatcgTAGCAGAAGAATCAGCTGCAGTAGAAGACGTTGAAAAAACAGAAGATCAGAGCAAAGTTGAACCCATGGTCCAGAGTGCTGGAGATGAGGTTACAGAAAAGGGTTCAGAGGAAATGCCCTCAGAGGAgccagcagaggaggagaaagagacagaaccaTCAAATGAAGTGGTAGAAACAACAACTGAAGAAACCTTGGAAGAAAAGGTGGCACCAGCTGAAGTTGAGGAGGCAGAGATCTCAGAGGAAGAACAGGAAGCCCCAGCAGTAGAAACAAGAGCTTccaggaggggaaggaagagcgGGAAAGCTACTCCAAAACACAAATCCACAGGCAGAGGACAAAAACagcagaaagaggaagaggaggatgagcaggaagaggaggaaccgGTCATAGAAATAAGAGTTctgagaagaggaaggaaatCTGCACCTGTCACACCGAGTCGCAAATCTAAAAGAGCCCGCAAACAACCTgagcagcaggaggaagaggagactgCAGAACAGGAAGCAGGACCAGCAAAGGAGGAAGTACATGTTGAACAAGAAAAAGACAGCGTAAAAGAAGCAGTGGCTTATGAAatgaatgaggaagaggagggcaatGAGGTGGCGGAGGCAAGGACTGAGGAAGACGCAgcagaagaagaaaacaaaaccCCAGAGGAAGAAAAGTCTccagaggaggtggtggaagaAATACCTGATGAGGGGTctgctgagggaggagaggagcgacaGGCTgacaaagaggaggaagaagggaaatCAGAAGCTGCTGCAGCAGAGACCAGGACAGCGGaagcagcagacacagcagcagAAATGCCTCTTGATGAAGACACTGAGAAGAGCTCACCTGCCATGGAGGAAGAAGCAAAGAGctgtgaggaagaggaagtggtgAAAGAAGCACAGAAAGatacagaggaggaagaggaggaaaggggtggagaggaggctgACCTGACCACAGACACTGTGGCAAATGCTGAGGGCAAAGAAGAAGCCATCACACAACCACAGGAGGAAGGTATAGGAGAGCCAGTAGAAGAGCAAataggagaggagaaggtggagacaGGGGAATTGGCTGAAACTGAAGAGGGGAAGCAGGGGGAAGACGCCAAGATTGCATCTGCTTCCCGAGATGTAGAACAAGCAGAGGAAAtactggagaaggagagaaaggaggctgGTGAGACAGAAACCGCAGAGAAAACTGATAAACAGGAGATAGGAGAAGAAGATGTGGTGACTGATGAAGGGTCTCCAAAAGAAGCGAAGGTGACACAGACTGACGGTCCTGTGAAGGAGGAGGCTGAAGAAGACAAACCTCCAGTTGTGGAGACAAGAGCTTTGAGGAGCAGATCAAAGATTCTCCTCGGGGCCACACCTTCACGGGAATCCAAAAGGCCAAAACATCAAGAAGAACCGGAAGAACCCACTGAAATAGCGGAGCCAGAAACCATCCCTTCAGAGGAGCCGGCATCTGAGGAAACGGTTGAAGAAGCAGAAGTGGAGCGAGTAGATGACAGGAGACAGGAAACGGATGCAGAGGACAAAGAACCTCCTGTGGTAAAAATGAGAGTCCTTCGGAAGACTGCAGCCATGACGAGGCGTAAATCCAAACGCCACAAACCGTCGGTGGATTAcactgaggaggggggaggggaggaggacaacgATGCCATGGAgtctgaggagggagagggaggagaggaaagtgagggagtggaagaagagggagaagctGGCATTGAGGGCAAAGAGGAAGCTGAACTTGAAGAAGATGTGGACACAGAAAATGTACACGGAAACGTagcagatgaggaggaagaaccTCCCGTGGTAAAAACAAGAGTTCATCAGAAGAAGACTGCAGCCATGACGAGGCGTAAATCCAAACGCCGCAAACCGTCGGTGGATTAcactgaggaggggggagaggaggaggacgacagTGATGACATGGAgtctgaggagggagagggaggagaggaaagtgagggagaggaagaagagggagaagctGGCGTAGAGGGCAAAGAGGAAGCTGAACTTGAGGAAGATGGagcagatgaggaggaagaaaagacaggagaggaaaaaaCTAAAGAGGCAGAAAACAACATTTGTTTGGAGTTAGATGAAGATGAagagcagatggaggaggacTCAACAGCAGCTGACAGCtcagaggaagaaaaggaggcTCCAGTGACCCTGAAGACAAATCTGAGAGGGAGGTCAATGGCCACTCCCATCCCAGCGCCACGGCGCAAATCCAGAAGACTCagccaggtcacacacacactgcaggtggAGAAGGCTGCTTCTGAAGAGTCTGTGGAAGAGCAGAGTCCTCCGACTGGGAGGagtctgaggaagaggaggagtctgaggaagaggaggagtctgAGGAAGAGCGCCGAGCCCACGCCCACATACAGGTCCAAGCGCCGCAGCCGAACATAG